The window CGGACGACTGGCACGGTGTTCAGTTCACGGTGGATGGCCTGCTGTGGCACGTCTTTATTCACGAGGTCAGGCATTCGGCGCAGATCACGGCCCTGCTCCGCACGCAAGGCATTAAACCGCCCTGGCTGGACTTCCTGATCTACCAGCTTCCGCCCGAAGCGAAGGCCTTCGTGACCCGTGACCCTGACGGCGCGTGAACAGATTGGAAGCCGTCTTCTGTTTGGGCCCCCCTTCACCGAATTCTTTGCCGATAACCCGGAAGTGCGGGGCGGCCACCTGTTCGGCTTCAGCTGCCTGAAGGTGTATGGCAAGGTGTTCCTTGACGTCCTGCCGCCGTGTCGGGCGACGAGACTGCCGGCTGGCAGGGCTTTGCTGCTGTGATACAGGGAGGGGTTCCGAATCAGAGGCTTACTTGATGAGATCGAGATTCTTGAGCAGGGCCGGAATGACGCTTTCCTGATATTGCACGTACCGCTTGAAAGAAGCCACGTCCATGTAGTTGTTTTGCCACTTGTTCTGCGAAAGTACCCGCTCCCATTGCGGGGTTTTCACCATACGCGCGATCTGTAATTCAAGGCGAGTTCTCTCGTTACTGCTGATGCCGGCCGGAGCCACCACCCCGCGCCAGTTGGCAATCGACACGTTCACGCCTTTTTCCTTGAGGGTAGGAGCATCGATACCGGGGAGGCGCTCATCCGCCAGGACGGCCAGCACGCGCAGGGTCTTGTTCTTCAGCAGATCGTCGATTTCGGTGTGCCCAGTGCTGACGACATCTATTTCACCGGCCAGCAGGGCTTTGGCGGCCTGCATCCCCCCGGCGGAGGGAATAAATTTCATGCCCTTCAGCGGAAGGCCCAGTTCCTGCGAAAGCTTGGCGAAGGCCACATGTCCTGTGCCGCCGAGGCTGCTCCCGCCAAAACGGACGTTGCCAGGATTGGCTTTCAGTGCGGCAATTAGATCCTCAGCGGTCTGAAATCTGGAATTGGCAGGAACGACCAGGACGTCATTCTCGGAAACCAGCGAGGCGATGGGGGTCACATCCCTGGAGAGGAGGAGGGGGCTGGCGTTAAGGGGAATACCTGCGACCATCACGAAACCGGTTACCATAAGTTTTGCGTTCTGGCCCTTCCACTTGGTGAATTCATTGAGGCCAACGGTGCCGGCTTTGCCTGGCACGTTGATGATCGTTACATTCTTTTCGCGCCCAGTCTGCATGAGGGTATTGGCAATCCCATGGGCCAGAAGATCCCAACCGCCTCCCGGTGAGGACGGAGCCATAATCGTCATTGGGCCCTGCTGGGCGGAAGCCGCCGAGAGGAATGTGAGGGTACAGAGCATACCGATGAACGGCGATTAGGGGTTGACAACGAAGGGCGGAGGTGCGAAGCGTAAGTTGTAGGCGGCAACGATGAGGGCCACCTTCAAGCGTAAGGCCGTCCAGGTTTTCACCTGCCCCCAACGCAATCCGCGCCC is drawn from Deinococcus fonticola and contains these coding sequences:
- a CDS encoding Bug family tripartite tricarboxylate transporter substrate binding protein, whose product is MLCTLTFLSAASAQQGPMTIMAPSSPGGGWDLLAHGIANTLMQTGREKNVTIINVPGKAGTVGLNEFTKWKGQNAKLMVTGFVMVAGIPLNASPLLLSRDVTPIASLVSENDVLVVPANSRFQTAEDLIAALKANPGNVRFGGSSLGGTGHVAFAKLSQELGLPLKGMKFIPSAGGMQAAKALLAGEIDVVSTGHTEIDDLLKNKTLRVLAVLADERLPGIDAPTLKEKGVNVSIANWRGVVAPAGISSNERTRLELQIARMVKTPQWERVLSQNKWQNNYMDVASFKRYVQYQESVIPALLKNLDLIK